The genomic region GAAACGCACCATCGCCTATCACGAGGCGGGCCACGCCCTGGTCGCCCAGACCCTGCCGGGTGCCGATCCGGTGCACAAGGTCACCATCATCCCGCGGGGCCGCGCGCTCGGGCTGACCCAGCAGCTCCCGACCGACGACAAGTACAACTACTCCCGGGAGTATCTCATCAACCGGATCACGATCCTGCTCGGTGGCCGGGCGGCCGAGGAGATGGTCCTGAACCAGCAGACGACCGGCGCCGGCGACGACCTCGAGAAGGCCACCGAGATGGCCCGCAAGATGGTGTGCGAGTGGGGGATGTCCGAGAAGCTCGGCCCGCTCACGTTCGGGAAGCGGGAGGAGCACATCTTCCTGGGTCGCGAATTCGCCCGCCAGCAGGACTACAGCGAGGAAACCGCGGTCCTGATCGACGCCGAGGTCACGCGGATCGTGCTGGACTGCGCGAGCCGGGCCCGCCAGCTCCTCGAGGAGAAGGCCGCCAAGCTCCATGGCCTGGCCCAGGCCCTCCTCGAGCACGAGTCACTCGACAGCGAGGAGATCGCGCGGATCCTCGCGGGTACCCCGACCGGAGCCCTGGAAGAGGTTCCGGCCTGATCGCGTTCGGAGGGGGGCGACGCCCCTCTCCGACGGCCCTCCCGGCCAAGCCGGGCGCTCGCCGGTCAGGGCCATGGGTACCCGCCCCCAGGACGGATGTCATGGCACAGCGACCGGTGAGGCTGCAGGTCCGAGGTCACGTGTTCACGTGGGACGAGACCAGCCGCCGCACCTTGCTGATGGGCATCGTGAACGTGACGCCCGACTCCTTTGCCGACGGCGGGCGTTTCATCGATCCCGAAGCGGCCAACCAGCACGCCCGACGCCTGGCCGCCGAGGGGGCGGATCTCGTGGACGTGGGGGCCGAGTCGACGCGCCCGGGTGCCCGGCTGGTTTCGGCAGCCGAGGAGCAGGATCGCCTGCTCCCGGTACTCGAGCGGTTGCTCAAGGAGCCGCCGTGTCTGGTGTCGGTCGATACCTGCAAGCCCGAGGTGGCCGAGGCCGCCCTCGCCCTCGGGGCGCACATGGTCAACGACGTCACCGGGCTGGCCGCCGGCCCCGCGCTGGCGCGGGTGTGCGCGCGATTCGGGGCCGCCCTGTGCCTCAACCACATGCGGGGGACCCCGGCCACCATGCAGGAGGCGCCGCATTACGAGGATCTCCTCGGCGAGGTGCGGGCGCGGCTCGGCGCGGCCGTCGCCGAGGCCGAGGCGGCAGGCGTCCCGCCGGCCGCTATCTGCGTCGATCCCGGGATCGGATTCGGCAAGACCGTCACCCAGAACCTGACTCTCCTCAAGCGGCTCGACGCGCTCGCCCCGCTCGGCAAGCCGGTGCTGGTGGGGCCGTCGCGTAAGAGCTTCATCGGCGTCATCCTCGGCGCGCCCCCCGCCGAGCGGCTGGAGGGAACGCTGGCCGCCTGCGTGGTGGCGGTCGAGTCGGGCGCCCACATCCTGCGGGTGCACGACGTGGCGGTGGCCCGGCGGGCCATCCGGGTGGCCGAGGCGATCCGCGATGCGCCGTCCGCGTAGCGTGAGGCGACATCCATGAGCGCCGGCATGTGGGACCTCATCCACGCGTTCCGGGTCCGTGATCTCATCGACATCACGATCGTGGCGTTCGTCCTCTACCGGATCTTCCTCACCTTCAAGGGGACGCTCGCGGTCCAGATGCTCGCCGGGCTCGCGCTGTTGATGGGGGCGCGGTTCGTGGCCCGGGAGGCCGAGCTCTACAGCATCGGGTTCATCATGGACAACTTCTGGGCCTTCTGGGTGCTGGCGTTGATGGTCCTCTTCCAGCCCGAGCTCCGCCGCGCGCTGGCTCAGGCCGGCCGGAGCCGGCTGCTCGAGCGGGTCTTCGGCGAGGCCGCGCCCGAGCGGCGGCACGTCGTGGAAGAAGTGATCCG from Candidatus Methylomirabilota bacterium harbors:
- the folP gene encoding dihydropteroate synthase; the protein is MAQRPVRLQVRGHVFTWDETSRRTLLMGIVNVTPDSFADGGRFIDPEAANQHARRLAAEGADLVDVGAESTRPGARLVSAAEEQDRLLPVLERLLKEPPCLVSVDTCKPEVAEAALALGAHMVNDVTGLAAGPALARVCARFGAALCLNHMRGTPATMQEAPHYEDLLGEVRARLGAAVAEAEAAGVPPAAICVDPGIGFGKTVTQNLTLLKRLDALAPLGKPVLVGPSRKSFIGVILGAPPAERLEGTLAACVVAVESGAHILRVHDVAVARRAIRVAEAIRDAPSA